Part of the Thermus oshimai DSM 12092 genome is shown below.
CCACCCTGGTCCACGAGATGCAAAGGCGCAAGGCCCCCTTCGGCCTCGCCACCATGTGCATCGGCGTGGGCCAGGGCATCGCCGTGGTGGTGGAGGGCATGGCATGATCCGGGGCTTCCCCCTCATCGACGCCCACGTGCACGTGCCCCGGCTGGACCGGCTCCCCCCGGCCTGGTTTGAATGGTTTCGCCGCTACGGTCAGGGGGTTCCCCTAGAGGCCCTCTACGATGGGGAGGGGTGCCCCCTGCCCGAGGCCTTGGACCGCTACTTTGAGGCCGAGGGGGTGGATGTGGTCCTTCTCCTCCCCGAGTACAGCCCCCGTACGGTGGGGGTCCACCCTTACGAGGAGCTCCAGCCCCTCCTGCGGCACAACCCCCGCCGGTTCCGCTTTCTGGCCAACCTCAACCCCCACCTCCACTACCCCCTGGCGGTCCACCTGGAGCGCCAGCTGGAGGCGGGTGCCGTGGGGCTCAAGCTCCACCCCGTCCACGGGGGGTTTCCCCCCACCCACCCCGAGCTGTTCCCCGCCTACTGGATCTGCCAGGCCCAGGGGCTGCCGGTGGTCTTCCACACCGG
Proteins encoded:
- a CDS encoding amidohydrolase family protein, with amino-acid sequence MIRGFPLIDAHVHVPRLDRLPPAWFEWFRRYGQGVPLEALYDGEGCPLPEALDRYFEAEGVDVVLLLPEYSPRTVGVHPYEELQPLLRHNPRRFRFLANLNPHLHYPLAVHLERQLEAGAVGLKLHPVHGGFPPTHPELFPAYWICQAQGLPVVFHTGVSAFPGSVNAYGDPSLVEEVLRAFPDLKVVLAHGGRGWWYQAAATLALVYPNVWIELSGLSPRRLPELYRGFDLERLARKMIFGTDWPGVRGVRAQAEALFDLGLDPEVLEGILHRNARQVYRVEVPQDG